A part of Myxococcus landrumus genomic DNA contains:
- a CDS encoding SAVED domain-containing protein, with protein MGEQSASRLEGDRYQYLYGWYELLQLLDEKSPFECGYLEHPDAGAADDVTLHARQGSGVASLYVQVKWHVDHRNQYSLETVSVAPGGRGRSLLHKLFASWRKLRERGPAEVWLVSNWSAEESLGRYLRGRDCSLTQEFFTESRPGSFLEGSARWAARCEATLEELRAFFGDLRLRLGFPGIAELGKMVDERMARFSLRHGANPRAVALDGLREWVEVSGEAKRVRRESLMEFLRVRELFAPRDDGPAVSLWVHAWVRRKWEQSPTEELDWTAYFDRETRGLPDEHVWRETLIPELRAARQRLADRPEGALVDFRGKVPLSVALAVGFHFSEAAGFRFRSEQVTRGETFLWRSDVGASARRLSALEREGSPDAKVLLVVFQLTQDARVDLERFEAVHPGVHRAVLILEPEGGPGDGAVTSAGDAVAFAVQARELIRTARNRYRASSTHLLLYAPSTCCLFLGQRLNAVGPVVVHERTVDERYTPVFTLQTG; from the coding sequence ATGGGGGAACAAAGCGCATCCCGGCTCGAAGGGGACCGGTACCAGTACCTCTATGGCTGGTACGAACTGCTCCAGTTGCTCGACGAGAAGAGCCCCTTCGAGTGTGGCTACCTCGAACATCCCGACGCGGGGGCCGCGGATGACGTCACGTTGCATGCGCGCCAGGGCTCGGGAGTGGCCAGCCTCTACGTGCAGGTGAAGTGGCATGTCGACCATCGCAATCAGTACTCGTTGGAGACCGTCTCCGTGGCACCTGGAGGCAGGGGGCGCTCGCTGCTGCACAAGCTCTTCGCGAGCTGGCGAAAGCTGCGCGAGCGCGGGCCCGCCGAGGTGTGGTTGGTGAGCAACTGGAGCGCGGAGGAGTCCTTGGGCCGCTACCTGCGTGGGCGGGATTGCTCGCTCACGCAGGAGTTCTTCACGGAGTCTCGGCCGGGCTCGTTCCTGGAAGGGAGCGCGCGCTGGGCGGCGCGGTGTGAGGCGACACTGGAGGAGCTTCGCGCGTTCTTCGGGGACCTTCGCTTGCGGCTCGGGTTCCCGGGCATCGCTGAGCTGGGGAAGATGGTCGACGAACGCATGGCGCGGTTCTCGCTTCGACACGGCGCCAATCCGAGGGCCGTGGCGCTGGATGGCCTGAGGGAGTGGGTGGAGGTGTCGGGTGAGGCGAAGCGGGTGAGGCGCGAGTCGTTGATGGAGTTCCTGCGCGTGCGCGAGCTGTTTGCGCCTCGGGATGATGGGCCCGCGGTGAGCCTGTGGGTTCATGCGTGGGTTCGCCGGAAGTGGGAACAGTCGCCCACCGAAGAGCTGGACTGGACCGCCTACTTCGACCGGGAGACGCGCGGGCTTCCGGATGAACACGTGTGGCGTGAGACGCTGATTCCGGAGCTGCGCGCGGCGAGGCAGCGGCTCGCGGACAGGCCCGAGGGGGCGTTGGTGGACTTCCGGGGCAAGGTTCCGCTGAGCGTTGCGTTGGCCGTGGGCTTTCACTTCTCGGAAGCGGCGGGCTTCCGGTTCCGTTCGGAGCAGGTGACTCGGGGGGAGACCTTCTTGTGGCGCTCGGATGTGGGGGCATCGGCGAGGCGATTGTCGGCGCTCGAGCGCGAGGGTTCTCCGGACGCCAAGGTGCTACTGGTGGTGTTCCAGCTCACCCAGGATGCGCGGGTGGACCTGGAACGCTTCGAGGCTGTGCATCCGGGTGTTCATCGTGCGGTGCTCATCCTGGAACCGGAAGGTGGGCCCGGAGATGGGGCTGTCACATCGGCGGGGGATGCGGTCGCGTTCGCGGTCCAGGCTCGAGAGCTGATTCGAACTGCGAGGAATCGGTATCGCGCTTCATCGACGCACTTGCTGCTCTATGCGCCGTCGACATGTTGCTTGTTCCTGGGCCAGCGGCTCAACGCGGTGGGCCCGGTGGTGGTTCACGAGCGCACCGTGGATGAGCGGTACACGCCCGTGTTCACGCTTCAGACAGGGTGA
- a CDS encoding SWIM zinc finger family protein, translating into MSRWDDWGWKSAPKRPPPEHGIKLKKAGSTWWGQAWLEALERVLGGDSGRLARGRTYARAGRTHDLVVGGSGVTAKVTGSRPRPYVISLKLGRFGEAVWEKALAGMAGQARYAAELLDGRMPQDIDVVFRAAGVSLFPQNREDLTTSCSCPDWGDPCKHVAATHYVLGEALDGDPFLLFELRGRTKAQVLEALRAARGGEAVRARRPAAQRAKAQEARARPEVVGVKPGKLTEVNYDQPRAPLPTMSFSFDAPVVPGAVLRQLGAPGSWGAKDLPGEVLAPHVRAAAEVARRIALQEPGGPVDDAGEEKTRRRSRKRGGR; encoded by the coding sequence ATGAGCCGCTGGGATGATTGGGGTTGGAAGTCCGCGCCGAAGCGGCCGCCGCCCGAGCACGGCATCAAGTTGAAGAAGGCGGGCTCCACGTGGTGGGGGCAGGCCTGGCTGGAGGCGCTCGAGCGCGTGTTGGGGGGAGACTCGGGGCGGCTTGCTCGAGGACGGACGTATGCGCGGGCGGGGCGGACGCATGACCTGGTCGTCGGTGGGAGCGGGGTCACCGCGAAGGTGACGGGCTCACGGCCTCGGCCCTATGTCATCTCGTTGAAGTTGGGGCGGTTTGGCGAGGCGGTCTGGGAGAAGGCGCTCGCTGGGATGGCGGGGCAGGCGCGGTATGCTGCGGAGCTGCTGGATGGGAGGATGCCTCAGGACATCGACGTGGTGTTTCGCGCGGCGGGGGTGAGCCTGTTCCCCCAGAACCGCGAGGACCTGACGACGAGCTGCTCGTGTCCGGATTGGGGCGACCCGTGCAAGCACGTGGCCGCCACGCACTATGTGTTGGGTGAGGCGCTGGACGGTGACCCGTTCCTGTTGTTCGAGCTGCGCGGCAGGACGAAGGCGCAGGTGCTGGAGGCGCTGCGGGCCGCGCGCGGGGGAGAGGCGGTGCGTGCACGGCGCCCGGCGGCACAGCGGGCGAAGGCGCAAGAGGCTCGTGCCCGGCCCGAGGTGGTGGGGGTGAAGCCGGGGAAGCTGACCGAGGTGAACTATGACCAGCCGCGCGCGCCGCTGCCGACGATGAGCTTCTCGTTCGATGCGCCAGTGGTGCCTGGGGCGGTGCTGCGACAGTTGGGGGCGCCGGGGTCGTGGGGGGCGAAGGATTTGCCCGGGGAGGTGCTGGCGCCCCATGTTCGCGCGGCGGCGGAGGTGGCGCGGCGCATCGCGCTCCAGGAGCCTGGCGGCCCGGTGGACGACGCGGGCGAGGAGAAGACGCGGAGGCGTTCGAGGAAGCGGGGAGGGAGATGA
- a CDS encoding IS3 family transposase (programmed frameshift): protein MEAKTHEVEVIPPARPGRRRRFSADEKRRFLEETLVPGQSVSSVARRYGLSASMLFHWRRLVDEGTMSSLGAEEAVVPESEVKRLQAQVRELERLLGKKTMENEILKDALELARPKKTFLAAQLASQGRYPLKAVADALGVSRSNLARRTAAPAPDKPRGAYLKTDDEWLLPLVRAVTHQRATYGYRRVTVLVNRQLVSEGKPRVNHKRVYRVMKAAGLLLARHTGKPTRTHEGTIVTLKSNLRWCSDGFEIRCWNGERVQVAFSLDCCDREAMRFVATTGALTGELVRDLMAETLEYRFGAGSRVTPHPIEWLTDNGPAYTALETRAFGGCLGLLIRTTPAYSPESNGMAEAFVKTFKRDYVYLARLESAEAVLRQLPAWFDDYNHVHPHKGLKMRSPIEHRRAASPH, encoded by the exons ATGGAAGCGAAGACACACGAGGTCGAAGTCATCCCGCCAGCGCGACCAGGACGTCGACGACGATTCAGTGCGGACGAGAAGCGCCGGTTTCTGGAAGAGACACTGGTGCCTGGACAGAGCGTGTCCTCGGTGGCGCGCCGGTACGGGTTGTCGGCAAGCATGTTGTTCCACTGGAGGAGGCTGGTAGATGAAGGGACTATGTCCAGCCTAGGTGCAGAGGAAGCGGTGGTGCCCGAGTCCGAGGTGAAGCGACTCCAGGCGCAGGTGAGGGAGCTGGAGCGGCTGCTGGGCAAGAAGACGATGGAGAACGAGATTCTGAAGGACGCGTTGGAGCTGGCCCGCC CCAAAAAAACATTCCTCGCAGCGCAGCTTGCCTCCCAAGGGCGGTATCCCTTGAAGGCCGTGGCGGACGCCCTGGGTGTCTCCAGGAGCAACCTGGCGCGCAGGACAGCGGCTCCCGCGCCTGACAAGCCGCGCGGCGCATACCTGAAGACGGATGACGAGTGGCTGCTGCCCCTGGTCCGTGCTGTCACTCACCAGCGGGCTACCTACGGGTACCGACGCGTCACGGTGCTGGTGAACAGGCAGTTGGTCTCCGAGGGCAAACCTCGGGTGAACCACAAGCGCGTCTACCGAGTGATGAAGGCCGCGGGCCTGCTGTTGGCGCGTCACACCGGCAAGCCCACTCGTACGCACGAGGGCACGATTGTGACGCTCAAGAGCAACCTGCGCTGGTGCTCCGACGGCTTCGAGATTCGCTGCTGGAACGGGGAGCGGGTCCAGGTGGCCTTCTCACTGGACTGCTGCGACCGCGAAGCCATGCGCTTCGTGGCCACCACGGGTGCGCTGACAGGCGAACTGGTGCGGGACCTGATGGCCGAGACGCTGGAGTACCGGTTCGGAGCAGGGAGCCGAGTGACGCCGCACCCCATTGAATGGCTGACCGACAACGGGCCCGCCTACACGGCCCTTGAGACGCGCGCATTCGGCGGCTGCCTGGGGCTGCTCATCCGAACGACACCTGCGTACTCACCCGAGAGCAACGGGATGGCGGAAGCCTTCGTGAAGACCTTCAAGCGCGACTACGTCTACCTGGCCCGCCTTGAAAGCGCTGAGGCAGTCCTCCGACAACTGCCCGCGTGGTTCGACGACTACAACCACGTGCATCCTCACAAGGGGTTGAAGATGCGGTCCCCTATCGAGCACCGGCGCGCAGCATCACCTCACTGA
- a CDS encoding DEAD/DEAH box helicase produces the protein MPLVFLPDVETLFLWGPEPLPRSLSSLTDLGSGASAVLLTPDGQRECVGRALPLVASVERLAVVSASDIEVLPGSLATWSLASKLALDLLARERVVPTLVRTREHLEARWAAALSASEDSSRLVALARSMPPAAHAVPVLTGRAPSVWAPEALLRAFLESTLDAFVRAARGGPALSTRAASRRPGAWDARWRAALTGARRDFVPEGFAERSVADELRRWSEPALGARDRLRACFRLELPTADREPFTLSFHLQAPDDPSLLVSATDVWKTRGNHLEKLGRAFRSPQESLLEALARAARLFAPIRLVLESPRPQALLLEPDTAWTFLSEGARVLGDAGFGVILPGELTSAGRRRLRLRMRVGASTKATGVVEGSAGLGLDALLRVDWDAVLGDTPLSAQELALLAERKAPLVRFRGEWVAVDPHELDAIQRHLAEGPGRMVAREAVRAALLGETRHGSLPVTVMATGALEERLGRLRSGGATAQVAPRSLRATLRPYQSRGLHWLDTLASLGLGACLADDMGLGKTVQILAFLLRRLERAPRESRPTLLVAPTSVVGNWEREVARFAPSLRLTPHYGAERARTVGEMPRGPGSLVLTTYGLLRRDAELLARVDWATVVLDEAQNIKNAASATARAARALRSSERFALTGTPVENRLAELWSILEFANPGLLGPLETFRRELALPIERHGNPEAAQRLRRIVGPFVLRRLKSDPAIISDLPAKNEMKVVCTLTREQASLYKAVVDEELRRIEEADGIERRGRVLALLLFTKQIANHPAQYLGESGPLPGRSGKLARVTEMLEEALSAGDKALVFTQFREMGDKLVAHLSEHLGHEVVFLHGGTSRRARDELVRRFQDEPHGPRVFVLSVKAGGTGLNLTAASHVFHYDRWWNPAVEDQATDRAYRIGQRRAVQVHKLVCAGTVEEKIDVLLERKRQLAERVVGTGEHWVTELDTAALRELFSLSSGAVVDEGEAEAEPARRRKPRGVARGKGGVS, from the coding sequence ATGCCCCTCGTCTTCCTGCCCGACGTCGAGACGCTGTTTCTGTGGGGACCCGAGCCTCTGCCTCGCTCGCTCTCCTCGCTGACGGACCTGGGCTCGGGTGCCTCGGCGGTACTCCTCACTCCCGACGGGCAGCGCGAGTGCGTGGGCCGCGCATTGCCGCTCGTCGCCTCCGTCGAGCGGCTCGCGGTGGTGTCTGCCTCGGACATCGAAGTGCTCCCGGGCTCTCTCGCCACCTGGTCGCTCGCCAGCAAACTGGCGTTGGACTTGCTCGCCCGCGAGCGTGTAGTGCCCACGCTGGTCCGCACCCGCGAGCATTTGGAGGCGCGCTGGGCCGCGGCCCTCTCCGCCTCCGAGGACTCCAGTCGCCTCGTCGCACTCGCCCGGAGCATGCCCCCCGCCGCGCACGCCGTCCCCGTGCTCACCGGGCGTGCCCCCTCTGTCTGGGCCCCGGAGGCACTGCTGCGCGCCTTCCTCGAATCGACCCTGGATGCCTTTGTCCGCGCCGCACGCGGTGGCCCCGCCCTGTCCACGCGCGCCGCCTCCCGTCGACCGGGGGCTTGGGATGCGCGCTGGCGTGCGGCGCTCACCGGGGCGCGCCGCGACTTCGTCCCCGAAGGCTTCGCCGAGCGCTCCGTCGCGGACGAGCTGCGGCGCTGGAGCGAACCCGCGCTCGGCGCGAGGGACAGACTGCGCGCGTGCTTCCGGCTCGAGCTCCCCACGGCGGACCGCGAGCCCTTCACGCTGAGCTTCCACCTCCAGGCTCCCGATGACCCGAGCCTGCTCGTGTCCGCCACCGACGTCTGGAAGACCCGCGGGAACCACCTGGAGAAGCTCGGCCGCGCCTTCCGTTCCCCCCAGGAGTCGCTGCTCGAGGCGCTCGCTCGGGCCGCCAGGCTCTTCGCGCCCATCCGCCTCGTGCTCGAGAGTCCGCGCCCCCAGGCCCTCCTGCTCGAGCCCGACACCGCATGGACGTTCCTCTCCGAGGGCGCGCGGGTGCTCGGCGACGCGGGCTTTGGTGTCATCCTCCCCGGCGAGCTCACCTCCGCGGGCCGGCGCCGGTTGCGCTTGCGCATGCGCGTGGGCGCGAGCACGAAGGCCACCGGTGTCGTCGAGGGTTCCGCGGGGCTCGGGCTCGACGCGCTGCTTCGCGTGGACTGGGACGCGGTCCTGGGCGATACGCCCCTCTCCGCCCAGGAGCTCGCGCTGCTCGCCGAGCGCAAGGCCCCCCTGGTTCGCTTTCGGGGCGAGTGGGTCGCGGTGGATCCCCACGAGCTCGACGCCATCCAGCGCCACCTGGCTGAAGGGCCCGGGCGGATGGTGGCCCGCGAGGCGGTGCGCGCGGCCCTGCTCGGCGAGACGCGCCACGGCTCGCTGCCCGTCACCGTCATGGCCACCGGCGCGCTCGAGGAGCGCCTGGGCCGGCTGCGCTCGGGTGGTGCCACCGCCCAGGTCGCGCCTCGCTCCCTGCGTGCCACGCTGCGGCCCTATCAATCGCGCGGGCTGCACTGGCTGGACACGCTGGCCTCGCTGGGGCTTGGCGCTTGTCTCGCCGACGACATGGGCCTGGGCAAGACGGTGCAGATTCTGGCGTTCCTGCTGCGGCGACTGGAGCGGGCGCCGCGCGAGAGCCGGCCCACTCTGTTGGTGGCGCCCACCTCCGTGGTGGGCAACTGGGAGCGCGAGGTGGCTCGCTTCGCGCCGTCGCTGCGCCTGACGCCCCACTACGGCGCCGAGCGCGCCCGCACGGTGGGGGAGATGCCTCGGGGGCCAGGCTCGCTCGTGCTCACCACCTATGGCCTGCTGCGCCGCGACGCGGAGCTGCTCGCGCGCGTGGACTGGGCGACCGTGGTGCTCGACGAGGCGCAGAACATCAAGAACGCGGCCTCGGCCACTGCTCGCGCGGCTCGGGCGCTGCGCTCCAGCGAGCGCTTCGCCCTCACGGGCACCCCGGTGGAGAACCGGCTCGCGGAGCTGTGGTCCATTCTCGAGTTCGCCAACCCGGGGCTGCTCGGGCCCCTGGAGACCTTCCGGCGGGAGCTGGCGCTGCCCATCGAACGACACGGCAACCCCGAGGCCGCGCAGCGGCTGCGCCGAATCGTCGGCCCGTTCGTCCTTCGTCGCCTCAAGAGCGACCCGGCCATCATCTCGGACCTGCCCGCGAAGAACGAGATGAAGGTCGTCTGCACGCTCACCCGCGAGCAGGCCTCGCTCTACAAGGCGGTGGTGGACGAGGAGCTGCGGCGCATCGAGGAGGCCGACGGCATCGAACGGCGGGGCCGCGTGCTCGCGCTGCTGCTGTTCACCAAGCAGATAGCGAACCACCCCGCGCAGTACCTCGGCGAGTCGGGTCCGTTGCCGGGGCGCTCGGGGAAGCTGGCACGGGTGACGGAGATGCTCGAGGAGGCGCTATCCGCGGGGGACAAGGCGCTTGTCTTCACCCAGTTTCGGGAGATGGGTGACAAGCTGGTGGCGCACCTGTCGGAGCACCTGGGGCACGAGGTGGTGTTCCTGCACGGCGGCACGTCTCGGAGGGCTCGCGATGAGTTGGTGCGGCGCTTCCAGGACGAGCCCCACGGGCCGCGCGTCTTCGTGCTGTCCGTCAAGGCTGGCGGCACGGGGTTGAACCTGACGGCCGCGAGCCATGTGTTTCATTACGACCGTTGGTGGAATCCCGCCGTCGAGGACCAGGCCACGGACCGCGCGTACCGCATCGGACAGCGGCGCGCGGTGCAGGTCCACAAGCTGGTGTGCGCGGGCACCGTCGAGGAGAAGATAGACGTACTGCTCGAACGCAAGCGCCAGCTCGCCGAGCGTGTCGTGGGCACGGGTGAGCATTGGGTGACGGAGCTGGACACGGCCGCGCTGCGGGAGCTGTTTTCGTTGTCCTCGGGCGCCGTCGTGGACGAGGGAGAGGCGGAGGCGGAGCCGGCACGGCGGCGGAAGCCTCGAGGCGTGGCGCGCGGGAAGGGAGGGGTGTCATGA
- a CDS encoding SAVED domain-containing protein — MRNTELPISPRTQALILCYEHDRPVIEDAVRQAVLREGKEGYRDVVSAVLHPYDAQQSVRALRGEDWAGAFLENERFANALVQKEKELGLDHLPIYLFGCAPLVLLMHLVSCLPRRPLRVYQQSGDGAWSLGYSRTHVPSSEDFFVVEGLPAAKQGGRGQVALIVEVTRSIRDSALAEFQKRHGTELLATVCLRPARGMSPTALRDPGEAARAAEQLREVLDVLHARLAGAESVLLAMDCPSSIAAALGTAVNVNTQHPLWLHHFDADRTLYLRVHEMRAGRAAPLATEPTQAQFIEATKVLGEVRRVHQELVAWMREPAQEELLDSIDGKAFLSSTIEDSPATTPAPLYRHIGKGKWSFEVGMLLGLKKLRDRVDTEDWRECVRLFMVHEVFHVHQGGLTSYTSRGVGRTGFVLEAADFDADAVAIEAALAWRKAKRSGDVSSDGEIPTMEAIVWNAVESLRVFEPERPIRALSERRLRRYLIWLFHACRLHALARESGAAPSLERVTVEIAGLKTSPDPFETYSQQRVNLLDVDPGEELVTGIYFQRKLVRDTDGRWVARVLEALSRWEEHPREDAQEGMRRLFEELFSRRRELIQPR; from the coding sequence TCGGCGGTCCTGCATCCCTACGACGCGCAGCAGAGCGTCCGCGCGCTGCGAGGAGAGGACTGGGCCGGGGCGTTCCTGGAGAACGAGCGCTTCGCGAACGCGCTGGTCCAGAAGGAGAAGGAGCTGGGGCTGGACCACCTCCCCATCTATCTCTTCGGGTGCGCGCCACTGGTGCTGCTGATGCATCTGGTCTCGTGTCTCCCCCGGCGCCCCTTGCGTGTGTATCAGCAGTCGGGCGATGGGGCCTGGTCGCTGGGCTACAGCCGGACACACGTCCCGTCGTCCGAGGACTTCTTCGTGGTGGAGGGGCTTCCCGCCGCGAAGCAGGGCGGCCGTGGGCAGGTGGCGCTCATCGTCGAGGTGACTCGCTCCATCCGCGACAGTGCGCTGGCGGAGTTCCAGAAACGCCATGGCACGGAGCTGCTGGCCACCGTGTGCCTGCGACCCGCGCGAGGGATGTCACCGACGGCCCTGCGCGACCCGGGCGAGGCGGCTCGCGCGGCGGAGCAACTGCGTGAAGTGCTCGATGTGCTCCATGCTCGACTGGCGGGAGCGGAGTCGGTGCTGTTGGCCATGGACTGCCCGAGCAGCATTGCAGCCGCGCTGGGGACGGCGGTGAACGTCAACACGCAGCACCCGCTGTGGCTCCACCACTTCGACGCTGACCGGACGCTGTACCTGCGTGTCCACGAGATGAGGGCGGGCCGGGCCGCGCCGCTCGCGACCGAGCCCACACAGGCGCAGTTCATCGAAGCGACCAAGGTGCTTGGAGAAGTGCGACGCGTTCACCAGGAACTCGTTGCCTGGATGCGTGAGCCCGCGCAGGAGGAGCTGCTCGACTCGATTGATGGCAAGGCATTCCTGAGTAGCACCATTGAAGACAGTCCGGCGACCACTCCCGCGCCGCTGTACCGGCACATCGGAAAGGGGAAATGGAGCTTCGAGGTGGGGATGCTGCTCGGGCTGAAGAAGCTGCGGGACCGCGTCGACACCGAGGATTGGCGAGAGTGTGTCCGCCTCTTCATGGTCCATGAGGTCTTCCACGTTCACCAGGGCGGGTTGACCTCGTACACGTCCAGGGGCGTCGGGCGCACAGGCTTCGTGCTGGAGGCCGCGGACTTCGACGCGGACGCGGTCGCCATCGAGGCCGCGCTGGCCTGGCGCAAGGCGAAGCGGTCGGGGGACGTGAGTAGTGACGGTGAGATTCCGACGATGGAGGCCATCGTGTGGAACGCGGTGGAGAGCCTGCGTGTCTTCGAGCCCGAGCGCCCCATTCGCGCGCTCTCCGAGCGCAGGCTGCGGCGCTACCTCATCTGGCTCTTCCACGCCTGCCGCCTGCATGCCCTGGCGCGAGAGTCAGGGGCCGCACCTTCCCTGGAGCGCGTCACGGTGGAAATCGCGGGGCTGAAGACGTCTCCGGACCCCTTCGAGACGTACTCGCAACAGCGGGTGAACCTGCTGGACGTGGACCCCGGTGAGGAACTGGTGACAGGCATCTACTTCCAGCGAAAGCTGGTGCGCGACACGGATGGTCGCTGGGTGGCGCGAGTGCTCGAGGCCCTCAGTCGCTGGGAGGAGCATCCGCGCGAGGACGCCCAAGAGGGAATGCGGCGACTCTTCGAGGAGCTCTTCAGCCGCCGCCGTGAGCTGATTCAGCCTCGCTAG
- a CDS encoding RAMP superfamily CRISPR-associated protein — MSPLNLPTPSKEAPRPLRLPGGPKLESFSLELRTVTPILGGAPVPRQLPTVDVIRAPSLRGHLRFWWRALHGHAYSDASRLDFAKRERDLWGGMSLGKEEPRRSLVSLCVSGVSDASPDRASIHPSEPSFYALWPTRNGDGDAPSPRWNPGLRFTLEVRAPEGVLMQEVRNAFRAWVLFGGYGSRTRRGCGSVTLVDPKERESWLPKDASRAELCRLFGDLPFLRPDLAGEPRDLPLLRGARLYRGHRGESNSSGNEAWLQALGWLRDFRQGTAGAPDDRPRNPAPDDDKKRARRSNWPEADKIRHHARPGPRAYPEEHVPREQYTRSPAWPRAGFGLPIVFHFQQKKRGTAKEFYKPAEPEGVQLQWVMDQEREARDRLASPLIVKAMPLANGRFEPIALWLERGYPQGGKVVMVQSNRLIEATRASFDTLHASDDKPLFKRLRDAKSLRDVFFTWLSDTRKAREV, encoded by the coding sequence ATGTCACCGCTAAACCTGCCCACGCCATCCAAGGAAGCGCCACGCCCTCTGCGCCTCCCGGGTGGACCGAAGCTGGAGTCGTTCTCCCTGGAGCTGAGGACCGTCACGCCCATCCTTGGTGGCGCGCCTGTTCCGCGTCAGTTGCCCACCGTGGATGTCATCCGCGCTCCCTCCCTGCGAGGCCACCTGCGCTTCTGGTGGCGCGCACTCCACGGCCATGCCTACAGCGATGCATCCCGGCTCGACTTCGCGAAACGTGAGCGAGACCTGTGGGGCGGGATGAGCCTGGGCAAGGAGGAGCCTCGGCGCTCCCTGGTGTCGCTCTGTGTGAGTGGCGTCAGCGATGCGAGCCCAGACCGCGCTTCCATCCATCCGAGCGAACCCTCGTTCTACGCACTCTGGCCCACGCGAAATGGCGACGGAGACGCACCCTCGCCGAGGTGGAACCCAGGGCTCCGGTTCACCCTCGAAGTCCGCGCCCCGGAGGGTGTGCTCATGCAGGAGGTTCGCAACGCCTTCCGCGCATGGGTCCTCTTCGGCGGCTACGGCTCGCGGACTCGCAGGGGCTGTGGCTCGGTGACACTGGTCGACCCGAAGGAGCGCGAATCGTGGCTGCCCAAGGACGCGTCCCGAGCCGAGCTGTGCCGCCTCTTTGGTGACCTGCCGTTCCTGCGCCCCGACCTCGCCGGCGAGCCGCGAGACCTGCCGCTGTTGCGAGGTGCTCGGCTCTATCGCGGCCATCGCGGTGAGTCGAACTCCAGCGGCAACGAAGCCTGGCTGCAGGCGTTGGGCTGGCTGCGTGACTTTCGCCAGGGCACCGCGGGCGCGCCCGATGACCGTCCGAGGAACCCTGCTCCCGACGACGACAAGAAGCGGGCGCGGCGCTCCAATTGGCCGGAGGCGGACAAGATTCGCCACCACGCGAGGCCGGGTCCGCGCGCCTACCCCGAGGAGCATGTGCCTCGTGAGCAGTACACGCGGAGCCCCGCGTGGCCTCGCGCGGGTTTCGGACTGCCCATCGTCTTCCACTTCCAACAAAAGAAGAGGGGCACGGCCAAGGAGTTCTACAAACCGGCCGAGCCCGAGGGTGTCCAGCTCCAGTGGGTCATGGACCAGGAGCGGGAGGCTCGGGACAGGCTCGCCTCTCCGCTCATCGTCAAGGCGATGCCGCTCGCCAACGGGCGCTTCGAGCCCATCGCGCTGTGGCTCGAGCGTGGCTATCCCCAGGGGGGCAAGGTCGTCATGGTGCAGTCGAACCGTCTCATCGAGGCGACGCGCGCGTCGTTCGACACGCTTCACGCCAGCGACGACAAGCCCCTCTTCAAACGCTTGCGAGACGCGAAGTCGCTGCGCGACGTGTTCTTCACCTGGCTGAGTGACACGCGAAAGGCGCGGGAGGTCTAG